From a single Rhodothermales bacterium genomic region:
- a CDS encoding NAD-dependent succinate-semialdehyde dehydrogenase, which translates to MSYTSLNPATGHVIATMSCQGPDAVEDALVRATATYAIHQYDSFATRGALFEELAELLERRLEALAALIVSEVGKPIRQARGEVRKCASACRYYAAHAEAFLANETVATEARTSYVAFDPLGTILAIMPWNFPFWQLFRFAAPALMAGNVAILKHATNVPRCADAIAGLFRDAGFPAGFMQNLYVEHEAVEALIADPRIQAVTLTGSSRAGRSVAALAGQALKKVVLELGGSDAFIVLADADLEAAVEAAVASRMQNNGQSCIAAKRFILDRSIADAFLEAFVARVEALQVGDPMAETTDIGPMARADLRDTLHEQVLRTVQEGGRLITGGKALAGPGFYYAPTVIGDVEPEMTAFQEELFGPVAAVSVVQDVDEAIYFANRSRFGLGGTLFTRDRARGEMLARQLQAGCTFVNAMVRSDPRLPFGGVKESGIGRELSHFGMREFVNIKSVWVE; encoded by the coding sequence ATGTCATACACGTCGCTCAATCCGGCCACCGGCCACGTGATCGCTACCATGTCCTGCCAGGGACCCGATGCCGTGGAAGACGCGCTCGTTCGCGCGACCGCTACGTATGCGATTCACCAGTACGATTCCTTTGCGACACGCGGGGCGTTATTTGAGGAGCTCGCGGAACTGCTCGAACGCCGGCTCGAGGCGCTTGCCGCACTGATCGTTTCGGAGGTAGGCAAGCCGATCCGGCAGGCGCGTGGGGAAGTGCGGAAGTGCGCGTCCGCATGCCGGTATTATGCCGCGCACGCCGAAGCTTTTCTGGCGAATGAGACGGTGGCCACCGAGGCGCGCACCTCGTATGTCGCGTTCGATCCGCTGGGAACGATCCTGGCGATCATGCCCTGGAATTTTCCGTTCTGGCAGCTATTTCGGTTTGCCGCGCCGGCGTTGATGGCCGGCAATGTCGCCATCCTCAAACACGCCACCAATGTGCCGCGCTGCGCCGATGCCATCGCCGGCCTGTTCCGCGATGCAGGCTTTCCGGCCGGTTTCATGCAGAACCTGTATGTGGAGCACGAGGCCGTTGAAGCGTTGATTGCCGACCCCCGGATCCAGGCGGTGACGCTTACGGGCAGCAGCCGCGCCGGCCGCTCCGTGGCCGCGCTGGCGGGACAGGCGCTGAAAAAAGTGGTCCTGGAGCTCGGCGGCTCGGATGCATTTATCGTCCTGGCTGATGCCGACCTCGAGGCGGCCGTCGAGGCGGCGGTTGCAAGCCGCATGCAGAACAACGGGCAGAGCTGTATCGCCGCGAAGCGGTTCATTCTGGATAGATCGATTGCCGACGCCTTCCTGGAGGCTTTCGTCGCGCGCGTCGAGGCGTTACAGGTGGGGGACCCGATGGCGGAAACGACGGACATCGGCCCGATGGCGCGGGCTGATCTGCGGGACACGCTCCACGAGCAGGTGCTTCGTACCGTTCAGGAGGGTGGCCGCCTGATTACCGGCGGCAAGGCGCTCGCCGGACCGGGCTTTTATTACGCGCCGACGGTGATCGGGGACGTAGAGCCAGAGATGACGGCCTTTCAAGAAGAGCTCTTCGGACCCGTTGCGGCGGTGAGTGTGGTGCAGGACGTGGACGAGGCGATCTACTTCGCCAACCGGTCCCGCTTCGGGTTGGGCGGGACGCTATTTACCCGCGACCGCGCGCGGGGGGAGATGCTCGCACGCCAGCTTCAGGCCGGCTGTACATTTGTCAATGCGATGGTACGAAGCGATCCGCGGCTGCCGTTCGGGGGAGTCAAGGAAAGCGGCATCGGGCGTGAACTCTCGCATTTCGGGATGCGGGAGTTCGTGAACATCAAGTCGGTGTGGGTGGAGTGA
- the rnc gene encoding ribonuclease III has protein sequence MCRSNDQWCAILQSAASNTSTSFLQRLIRGLFGGYFRREHPPSPLARPEIEQLVGFRVRDMSLYERAMRHRSLLRGETNTALRSNERLEFLGDAVLGFITAEHLYQIFPTKDEGFLTRLRAKLVNGKALAECAEQIDLGRFILMSKNMIQEQGRENRTILADAFEALIGAIYLDLGLTAARTFIHRTMFADVDLAELSQHHDNYKSLLLEFAQARGWSQPTYCVVSEDGPSHARTFTVEAILQGNPSGRGQAGSKKLAEQRAAREALKRLREKGG, from the coding sequence TTGTGCCGAAGTAATGACCAATGGTGCGCGATCTTGCAGTCTGCCGCGTCGAACACATCGACTTCCTTTCTTCAAAGGCTTATTCGAGGACTCTTCGGGGGCTACTTCCGGCGAGAACACCCCCCTTCCCCCCTCGCCCGCCCGGAGATTGAACAGTTAGTCGGTTTCCGCGTCCGCGACATGAGCCTGTACGAGCGCGCCATGCGTCACCGCTCGCTGCTTCGGGGCGAGACGAATACAGCGTTGCGGTCGAATGAACGGCTCGAATTCCTGGGAGATGCGGTCCTGGGTTTTATCACCGCCGAACATCTCTATCAGATTTTCCCGACGAAGGATGAAGGCTTTCTGACGCGTTTGCGCGCCAAGCTGGTCAACGGCAAAGCCCTGGCCGAGTGCGCCGAGCAGATCGACCTCGGCCGATTCATCCTGATGAGCAAAAACATGATCCAGGAGCAGGGCCGGGAGAACCGCACTATCCTGGCCGATGCATTTGAAGCGCTCATCGGGGCGATCTACCTGGATCTGGGGCTGACGGCCGCACGGACGTTTATTCATCGCACGATGTTCGCCGACGTGGACCTCGCCGAATTGTCCCAGCACCACGACAATTACAAAAGCCTCCTCCTGGAATTTGCCCAGGCCCGGGGATGGTCCCAACCCACCTATTGCGTCGTCTCCGAGGACGGCCCGAGCCACGCGCGCACCTTCACCGTCGAGGCCATCCTGCAGGGCAACCCGAGTGGCCGCGGCCAGGCTGGCAGCAAAAAACTCGCCGAGCAGCGCGCCGCGCGCGAAGCGCTGAAACGCCTCCGCGAAAAAGGCGGATAA